The DNA region TATGCCTTTTCCAGTCTCTGGCTCATTCCACGCATGCCGGGTTTCCGAAGGCAGTACCCAGAGATCGATCTTCAGATCGTCGCCGCCCAGCGTTTAACGCAGAACTGGCGGGAGCAGGCCGATCTGGCCGTGGCCTTCGGCGCGCGGCCCGATGTCGGCGAAGACGCCGTCTTGCTCATGCCTGAGCGGGTCGTGCCGGTCTGTGCGCCGGCCCTGCGCGACCGTCTCGAACGGGCGGACCTGGCCGACCTGCGCATGGATGTCCCACGCATCCACCTGGAAGCCGAAGTAGGCTCGCCCTGGCTGGACTGGCGCTCGTATGCCGTAGCCGCTGGCATGTCTGCAGGAAGTGGACAGTCCACCGGAGATCTGCGCTTCAACACCTATGCCATGGTGGTCCAGGCTGCCCTTGGAGGACAGGGGATCGCGCTCGGATGGCTCGGCGTCGTCGACCAGATGTTGGAGGCCGGGCTGCTCGTCATCAGCGGAAAGACTGTGGACGTTCCCGACCGTGGCTACTGGTTGCTGGGCAAGACAGGGGACGGCGCGGCAGCCCAGCTCGGCGGCTGGTTGCAGAATGA from Rhizobium glycinendophyticum includes:
- a CDS encoding LysR substrate-binding domain-containing protein — translated: MSNGSIDLGWIRLLVEISRRGSLSGAAEGLGLTQPAVSYQVRLLEQRFGVPLLKRLHRGVRLTEEGRRLLVIAERTVQEVDALHRDIRHTRRRPVIRLATDYAFSSLWLIPRMPGFRRQYPEIDLQIVAAQRLTQNWREQADLAVAFGARPDVGEDAVLLMPERVVPVCAPALRDRLERADLADLRMDVPRIHLEAEVGSPWLDWRSYAVAAGMSAGSGQSTGDLRFNTYAMVVQAALGGQGIALGWLGVVDQMLEAGLLVISGKTVDVPDRGYWLLGKTGDGAAAQLGGWLQNETSAMRRRPGNLPQCGENIDG